TTGTACAATGACGATGCGGCAGTTGCAATGATAGCCGGAAGGGAATATTGAAGTAAAAGCTTTCCTATTTTTTCTTGTCCTAATGCTTCTGTGATTTCTGAATTTGCCATATATAATGAAGCTCAAATAAAATTGTGTCCTGAATCTGTTTTTGCAAAAGAATTATGAGGGGATCAGTTCAAAAACCATGTGGAGAGAAAAAATCAGGCATAGATTTTAGTTAAACGGAATAAAAAGAACCTGGTATCACTTACTCCCCGAAGAACAGTACGGAAAGCTTTGATTTTTGCATTAAATGATTCTGCAGAAG
The window above is part of the Bacteroidota bacterium genome. Proteins encoded here:
- a CDS encoding DDE transposase, which produces SAESFNAKIKAFRTVLRGVSDTRFFLFRLTKIYA